A region of the Microcoleus sp. AS-A8 genome:
ACAACTAAGAAGGCTTTGGGTTTATCCTCCTCATCGTACATCAGCGTCCAGCGACTTTCGACAAGGATTTTTTTGCCATCTTTCCTAACTTGATGCAACTCACTCTGCCAATTGCCTTTCATCGCAACGGTTGAAAGAACGGCTGCCAGTTGAGGCGTTTTTTCTTCGTTCAACAGAGGTTGAGCCTTCTTGCCAAAGGCTTCTTCTGCCTGCCAGCCGTATAATCGACTCGCTCCTTGGTTCCAAAATAAGATTTGGTCTTGTAAATCTCGCACCAGAATAGCGTCGGTTGTGATGTCGAGCAGAGCCGCTTGGAAACGAATTTTCTCTTCAGCCTGTTTGCGTTCGGTGATATCAGTCTGAATACCAATAAAGTAAAGTAAATCGCCTTGCTCTGAGAAGACGGGCGAGATTTTCAACTCGTTCCAGAAAGGCTGACCATTTTTACGATAGTTCAGCAGCGTCGCTTTCACTTCTTGTCGTTGGGCGATCGCATTACGAATCGATCTCAGGGCTTCTGAGTCAGTCTCTGCACCCTGCAAGAAACGACAGTTGCGACCAAAAATCTCTTCGGGTTGATAGCCGGTAATCCGCGAAAAAGCTGGGTTTGAGTAAATAATCGGGTTGCCAGGTTGGTTTGGATCGGTGATCAAAACCCCATCAGAGACGGAGGCGATCGCACGGGCAAGTCGCAGATTCTCTACTGCTGCCTTCCGCAACTCCTGTTGATGATGCTGTCGCAGAGCGTTGGCTGCCAACTGTTCCGCCCAACTACGTTGTTCTAGCTTGGCTCTTTCCCAGTAGTTTTTGAAGAAGTCAGCCAAACCTGGCTCTTCTTTAACCAAAGCATCAAAATGAGCGATCGCTCGCTTGTCAGCTAAATAACTTACTTCCGGATGGGCTTCCATCCACATATGACAGCTTTTTACGTAAGCGATAAACGTCACTAAATGCTGGTAGTTTACACAACCCAACAGACGCCGCAACTCCCTACGGCAATGTTCAGCTTGGTCTCGTTCCTGGGCAATAAAAATTGAGCAATACAGTAAACTATTTTCTAGTGTTGAGTTCTCCTGTGGCCATAGTGTTAGGCCATTTAGCTGCGTCGCTAGCAAACTCAGGTGTTTATCAATATCTATTTGACTTGGGAGAGGCGATTCAAGTAGCTCCAACACCTCCCGTGCCTGCATTCCTAAGGAATACAAGGAACAACTGTGACAAATCATGCAATAAGGAACAACACAGAAGCGCGAGAGGTAAGCAGAAAGCTTTTCCTTAAATAGATCGGGTAGCGGATTATTGAGATAGGCATACATTGTCTGATGCCATAAATTTTCTAGCACCTGTGGAGTCTGTAGTGCCGGACTAAAGAAGGGTGGAAAAAAGCCCAGCTTTTCCGCAATTTCTGCCTTGATCTGTTCGCTTGTTCGCATAAATAACGTATTTGTACTGTTGTCTTAATGTCAACAGCGAGTACCAATTCCCGATTCTCAATAACTGTTAGGC
Encoded here:
- a CDS encoding PAS domain S-box protein produces the protein MRTSEQIKAEIAEKLGFFPPFFSPALQTPQVLENLWHQTMYAYLNNPLPDLFKEKLSAYLSRFCVVPYCMICHSCSLYSLGMQAREVLELLESPLPSQIDIDKHLSLLATQLNGLTLWPQENSTLENSLLYCSIFIAQERDQAEHCRRELRRLLGCVNYQHLVTFIAYVKSCHMWMEAHPEVSYLADKRAIAHFDALVKEEPGLADFFKNYWERAKLEQRSWAEQLAANALRQHHQQELRKAAVENLRLARAIASVSDGVLITDPNQPGNPIIYSNPAFSRITGYQPEEIFGRNCRFLQGAETDSEALRSIRNAIAQRQEVKATLLNYRKNGQPFWNELKISPVFSEQGDLLYFIGIQTDITERKQAEEKIRFQAALLDITTDAILVRDLQDQILFWNQGASRLYGWQAEEAFGKKAQPLLNEEKTPQLAAVLSTVAMKGNWQSELHQVRKDGKKILVESRWTLMYDEEDKPKAFLVVNTDITERKQLEAQFLRTQRLDSIGTLASGIAHDLNNVLAPILMSAQLLSQTQLSEKKKPELLKTIESSAKRGAALVKQVLSFARGVEGQRTAIQLKHLISEIRQIVNETFPKSLEINTDISQDLWIVSGDATQLHQVLINLCVNARDAMPRGGTLSVSAGNIVIDESYARMNLDAHVGAYVVFTVKDTGIGMPPEVMERIFEPFFTTKELGKGTGLGLSTVLSIVKSHGGFLEVTSKVDEGTQISVYLPASEATQIPQISDSEFSQGQGELILVVDDEAAIRETTKTSLETYNYRVLTANDGIDAISLYAQHQHEISLVLVDMMMPLMDGATTIRTLKKINSQVKIIAVSGLISSTRLTQSTSSGAQAFLAKPYTTTDLLKTINEVIPISSSFSSGIIREF